One Cydia fagiglandana chromosome 11, ilCydFagi1.1, whole genome shotgun sequence genomic region harbors:
- the LOC134669026 gene encoding zinc finger homeobox protein 4 isoform X3, which yields MPTPLQPGGPASGPPPERKRRRKRDDPQSSAALEPDDDDDDGDMSPEEEPRNAPAAPAAPAPAPSSAPAPTSPPAAPDAVDLTSRRDSPPLSSDVERFDGKIVYNPDGSAYIIEDPELSEGETSLSDLPKIEPGCIVDSRDSNVVERQLEFPQIASAFYVSRNPSLYGALYGRLAAERARARPDAPVMHSYRVFSFRGGKDAPRPQSPSVECPVSVPVKPILMCFICKLSFGYAKSFVAHAQSDHSLSLLDSERDALSRENASAIIQCVGKDKEALVSFLEPVGATAPPRASASGSPANVSELSSPSMDKRPDMVTPIDRDSDSMLPNGTCDERRPSPPAWRPPRSIAEAMIPQHSLISVAHPHTINASVQPRASPNSSPPFQATPPAFLSGTTIGVCPDHLGGRPSGADCPKCELILNSGRLGGPLAGMHSRNSCKTLKCPKCNWHYKYQETLEIHMKEKHPEAETSCIYCIAGQPHPRLARGETYTCGYKPYRCEVCNYSTTTKGNLSIHMQSDKHLNNMQELQNGGNPGEGTLPPAPQHTPPGPHKPPLPHHSPLGQKPKPTFRCDVCNYETNVARNLRIHMTSEKHTHNMLVLQQNVKHMQTLSALHHRQQSQQQLESLLHFHGAGDAPPPNPEAALADMAYNQALMIQLMTGGPGPSPPELGAHLDVGLNPDAMEPPPEPADPEPERTFHCCICNCFSTDSLEALGHHLAQDRTKIREQEILALVAGHYVCKLCTYKTNLKANFQLHCKTDKHLQRLQHVNHVKEGGPRNEWKLKFCGGVGTGSAGVGGVQIRCCACDYYTNSAHKLQLHAAGARHEAAALLLRHLRECVSRIPRERPRVYRCALCGFGAPHRLPLLQHVRSVKHLQMEQIHQLQRRSEGKDPTPDVAELFQVIPQPAELSSPYDQQDNDNKEPVDQKPELTQEQKMMRFLEQHQQQAQQQLQQQMQQQQQQQPSQPGSGERDEERETPGPHACPYCNFSCGSESRLHAHVTASHGDNVRHFICPLCQDAFKERPALERHVMQIHSVNSEGLQRLLLLVDQSHWLNGGAQAQGDGRQGDEEREISSPRSEGSADGETERCSTCNRTFRNVDELCQHQNESGHFELKQTPQGPGYVCWKKGCNRYFDTAHALQNHFREAHARNSIANMSVSEKHVYKYRCNQCSLAFKTVEKLQLHSQYHVIRDATKCVLCGRSFRSVLALQKHVETSHPELSEEELAAFKRSLASNPLLQASQGTALDAATAELLRKEALRTPEDEMAELEDRDSSATVADESGHNDAENSDDSIIYKDQQFLEDYLNSQAMAEDSYNDPNRKYKCHRCKVAFTRQSYLTAHNKTLLHRKGEKLTYPMEKYLDPNRPFKCDVCKESFTQKNILLVHYNSVSHLHKLKRAMQEQQNNNNPPVSPGAGSAPSNLTLTPKSTSSEEDERKRYKCNICKVAYTQGSTLDIHMRSVLHQTRAGKLQELAAAGHVDLSRPLVEQPDRNDPAKILQDVLSPKNTSPSSTSSGGPRSSPPARPGSPRSPRAGSASCDRCHASFPTGELLDAHRATSCPFGDARAHSPLADADAAALDEMVAKGNPPKRNSQMYKQLLETFGFDLVMQYNENQRRKMQEEREMARAPSPPPPPPEEKPPDGETKSTCQHCNKEFSSVFVLKTHCEEVHKDKVPLEFLEQFAEHFKSEYERKSGAPNSPRAASPAPQEERSPSPRGESAGNFSNENGNGTGEAQAGALLAAQVQEMQAALNMLQLQQQLGQLHPMVAQMISLGLPLGLNVGALAAMNLQPPLVPLMLPPPPFDAMPFAHDAQMKQQQMLQQQQQQANAAAGQKRARTRITDEQLKILRAHFDINNSPSDEAIAKMAKQSGLATKVIKHWFRNTLFKERQRNKDSPYNFNNPPSTTLNLEEYEKTGEAKVTPLDSSASSDEGKPPPEKKVKIEEPSMNHQDVKSEPNDEPSIEEKYNSYDDRHQEDKSFVFPQAPSQSPAPSLNHSDHHQNISRPQTPTHLSLNSLIQSQLDSIPATSIPQPPHPSMLPPKLNPNFTSPNSAPPNVLPLTPNRSLSPGRGPADFGLSGGNSNGSNSSGSSGKRANRTRFTDYQIKVLQEFFENNAYPKDDDLEYLSKLLGLSPRVIVVWFQNARQKARKVYENQPAAEPPAGATDDANRFQRTPGLNYQCKKCQLVFQRYYELIRHQKTHCFKEEDAKRSAQAQAAAAQVAATLSSEDSNSSIVEHHAPHVPVSPAPPRTPTPAAATYPVSPAPPTPHTPVTPMALAPRSDEKDGNFQCDKCNLVFPRFDLWREHQLVHIMNPNLFPTYPPDSPFGILQQHAQLQQLNAQLGNDEARHPLVAAMNQQAVKRKFDEYEEVDTGEQPKDKRLRTTILPEQLDYLYQKYQIESNPSRKMLENIAREVGLKKRVVQVWFQNTRARERKGQFRAHAQVINKRCPFCPALFKVKSALESHLSTKHADQCARGEINVDSLPDEELSTESTPSFGSQQSDRQQNFSQAGAPMLPPIFPPFHSDMEKFIKQYSEESMKRYVSELQAHAAAQQNGGNNEPSERRNEHGKPEIPLDLSKPVDLSRPGSDADERSDTASETMEFYEEDEPTSPLPGQQTSRPPGKRFRTQMSSLQVKIMKSLFSDYKTPTMAECEALGREIGLPKRVVQVWFQNARAKEKKARLAAGLSEVSDAPPPEECRVCDFKYSHKYSVQDHVFTRGHIATVRARLETGVGVGVVGVGAEDSTLALMQMAARLEGGLDGELHNAFLRPQLAGNGKGTLSGLLG from the exons ATGCCCACGCCGCTGCAGCCCGGCGGCCCCGCTAGCGGCCCGCCTCCGGAGCGCAAGCGGCGCCGCAAGCGCGACGACCCGCAAAGTTCCGCCGCGCTAGAGcccgacgacgacgacgacgacggcgACATGAGCCCTGAGGAGGAACCGCGCAACGCGCCCGCGGCTCCGGCGgcgcccgcgccggcgccgTCATCCGCGCCCGCTCCCACCTCACCCCCCGCTGCTCCCGACGCCGTTGACCTCACCTCGCGGAGAGATTCGCCACCGCTCTCTTCCGATGTCGAGCGCTTCGACGGCAAAATCGTCTACAACCCCGATGGCTCCGCCTACATCATTGAAGATCCCGAACTATCAGAGGGCGAGACGAGCTTATCCGACCTCCCGAAAATAGAACCTGGGTGTATAGTCGACAGCCGCGACAGCAACGTGGTGGAGAGGCAGCTCGAATTCCCTCAGATAGCGAGCGCGTTTTACGTGTCGAGGAACCCATCCCTGTACGGTGCACTTTATGGCAGGCTCGCAGCGGAACGAGCCCGGGCGAGACCCGACGCGCCTGTCATGCACAGCTATCGTGTGTTCAGTTTTCGGGGTGGGAAGGACGCCCCGAGACCCCAATCCCCGTCTGTGGAATGTCCTGTCAGCGTGCCAGTGAAACCAATCCTTATGTGTTTTATATGTAAATTGAGTTTTGGATACGCCAAATCTTTTGTAGCGCATGCCCAGTCGGACCATAGTTTATCATTACTTGACTCGGAGAGAGACGCCTTATCAAGAGAAAATGCTTCCGCCATCATACAGTGTGTTGGAAAAGATAAAGAAGCTTTAGTCTCATTTTTAGAGCCAGTAGGCGCAACGGCGCCACCACGAGCGTCGGCTTCAGGAAGCCCCGCGAATGTGTCAGAATTATCGAGTCCATCAATGGACAAACGACCTGATATGGTGACACCTATTGATAGAGATAGTGACTCAATGTTACCCAACGGAACGTGTGATGAAAGGAGGCCGAGCCCACCGGCATGGAGACCGCCTCGGTCAATAGCAGAAGCTATGATTCCACAACATTCCCTGATCTCCGTTGCACACCCACATACGATAAACGCGTCAGTCCAGCCACGCGCAAGTCCAAATTCTTCTCCGCCATTCCAAGCAACACCTCCAGCATTTCTATCTGGCACGACGATAGGAGTATGTCCAGACCACCTCGGAGGACGGCCGTCTGGAGCAGACTGCCCGAAATgtgaattaattttgaattctGGCAGACTGGGAGGACCCCTTGCTGGCATGCACAGTAGGAACTCCTGTAAAACACTGAAGTGCCCTAAATGCAACTGGCATTACAAATACCAAGAAACGCTTGAAATCCATATGAAGGAAAAGCACCCAGAAGCTGAAACGAGTTGTATTTATTGTATAGCTGGTCAGCCACATCCTCGGCTTGCACGAGGCGAAACATACACCTGTGGATACAAACCCTACAGATGCGAAGTATGCAACTACTCCACGACTACGAAAGGCAATTTAAGTATACACATGCAGTCCGATAAGCATTTAAATAACATGCAAGAGCTACAAAATGGAGGAAATCCTGGGGAAGGCACTTTACCTCCTGCTCCTCAGCACACGCCACCAGGCCCACACAAGCCGCCTCTACCGCACCATTCTCCTCTGGGTCAGAAACCAAAGCCTACATTCCGATGCGATGTTTGCAATTACGAGACAAATGTTGCTCGAAATCTCAGAATACATATGACATCTGAAAAGCATACACACAACATGCTTGTACTacagcaaaatgtcaaacatATGCAGACTTTATCAGCCTTACATCACAGACAACAAAGCCAACAACAGCTGGAAAGCTTGCTCCACTTCCATGGCGCTGGTGATGCCCCTCCACCAAACCCTGAGGCTGCTTTAGCTGACATGGCGTACAACCAAGCTCTGATGATCCAACTCATGACGGGTGGCCCTGGGCCCTCTCCACCTGAACTAGGTGCTCATCTAGATGTCGGCCTAAACCCTGACGCGATGGAGCCTCCACCAGAGCCAGCCGATCCTGAACCGGAGAGAACCTTCCACTGTTGTATCTGCAACTGCTTCTCAACAGACTCTCTCGAAGCGTTGGGCCACCATCTCGCGCAGGACCGCACCAAGATCAGAGAGCAGGAAATCCTAGCACTGGTGGCCGGTCATTACGTCTGCAAACTCTGCACATACAAGACAAACCTCAAAGCAAATTTCCAGCTACATTGCAAAACTGATAAGCATTTACAGAGGTTGCAGCATGTGAATCACGTAAAAGAAGGAGGTCCAAGAAACGAATGGAAGTTGAAGTTTTGCGGTGGTGTGGGAACGGGAAGTGCTGGAGTCGGTGGTGTTCAGATAAGGTGTTGTGCTTGTGATTATTATACGAATTCTGCGCATAAGCTGCAGCTGCACGCAGCTGGCGCCCGGCACGAGGCCGCCGCGCTGTTGTTGAGACATCTTCGCGAGTGTGTGTCGCGAATTCCCCGTGAACGCCCGCGCGTGTACCGCTGTGCGCTTTGCGGTTTCGGCGCACCGCACCGTCTGCCGCTCCTACAGCACGTGCGCTCCGTCAAGCATCTTCAGATGGAGCAAATACATCAACTGCAAAGGCGCTCTGAAGGCAAAGACCCCACGCCTGACGTCGCCGAGCTCTTCCAAGTCATCCCTCAGCCAGCGGAGCTCTCCAGCCCATACGATCAACAAGACAATG ATAACAAAGAACCGGTCGATCAGAAGCCTGAATTGACGCAAGAACAGAAAATGATGCGATTTTTGGAACAACATCAACAGCAAGCGCAGCAACAGCTACAACAGCAAATGCAACagcagcaacaacaacaacCGTCGCAACCAGGATCCGGTGAAAGAGACGAAGAACGAGAAACTCCAGGCCCACACGCTTGTCCTTACTGCAATTTCAGTTGTGGAAGCGAGAGCCGACTACACGCTCATGTGACCGCATCGCACGGAGACAACGTCAGACACTTCATTTGCCCGCTTTGCCAAGACGCATTTAAGGAAAGGCCAGCTCTTGAACGACACGTGATGCAAATCCATTCCGTCAACTCTGAGGGCCTGCAGAGATTACTACTACTTGTCGATCAAAGCCATTGGCTAAACGGAGGTGCCCAAGCGCAAGGAGATGGACGCCAGGGCGATGAGGAGCGAGAGATCTCATCACCACGCTCTGAAGGAAGTGCGGACGGAGAAACAGAACGATGCTCAACTTGCAATCGCACTTTTCGTAATGTGGACGAATTATGTCAACATCAAAACGAATCTGGTCATTTCGAACTGAAACAAACACCTCAAGGCCCAGGTTACGTTTGTTGGAAGAAGGGCTGTAATCGGTATTTCGACACCGCTCATGCGCTACAAAATCATTTCAGAGAAGCGCATGCCCGCAACTCCATCGCTAACATGTCTGTATCTGAAAAACATGTATACAAATACCGCTGCAATCAATGTAGCTTGGCTTTCAAGACTGTCGAAAAACTTCAACTTCACTCACAGTACCACGTTATTCGTGATGCTACAAAATGTGTACTCTGTGGACGAAGCTTTAGATCCGTTCTTGCTCTACAAAAACACGTAGAAACTTCACACCCAGAACTATCTGAAGAAGAGCTCGCTGCTTTCAAACGTAGTCTGGCCTCCAACCCTTTGCTGCAGGCGAGCCAAGGAACAGCTTTAGATGCTGCTACAGCAGAGCTATTACGCAAAGAAGCTCTAAGAACGCCTGAAGATGAGATGGCTGAACTGGAAGACAGAGATTCAAGTGCTACCGTAGCAGATGAATCGGGCCACAACGATGCCGAAAACTCAGATGACTCCATTATTTACAAAGACCAACAGTTCCTAGAAGACTACCTAAATTCACAAGCTATGGcagaagattcttacaatgatcCAAATAGAAAATACAAATGCCACAGATGCAAAGTTGCTTTCACTCGTCAGTCTTATTTGACAGCGCATAATAAAACACTCCTACATCGAAAGGGTGAGAAACTCACATATCCAATGGAGAAATATCTTGACCCTAATAGACCATTCAAATGTGATGTATGCAAAGAGTCGTTCACACAAAAGAACATTTTACTTGTTCATTATAACAGCGTGAGTCATTTGCACAAATTGAAACGAGCCATGCAAGAACAACAAAATAACAACAACCCTCCCGTTTCACCGGGAGCTGGCTCGGCGCCTTCCAATTTAACCCTAACACCTAAAAGCACATCAAGTGAGGAAGATGAACGCAAGCGCTACAAATGTAACATTTGCAAAGTAGCCTATACACAAGGCAGCACTCTCGACATTCATATGAGATCCGTGCTACATCAAACGCGAGCTGGCAAGTTGCAAGAACTCGCGGCCGCCGGACACGTGGACTTATCGCGCCCTTTGGTAGAGCAGCCGGACAGAAACGACCCCGCTAAAATTTTACAAGACGTGTTGTCGCCGAAAAATACATCCCCTTCGTCAACGAGCAGTGGGGGCCCGCGCTCATCGCCCCCCGCGCGGCCAGGTAGCCCGCGCTCCCCTCGCGCAGGTAGCGCCTCGTGCGATCGCTGCCACGCGTCATTTCCTACCGGGGAGTTACTCGACGCACATCGCGCAACTTCATGCCCGTTTGGCGATGCGCGGGCACATTCGCCGCTAGCTGACGCAGACGCAGCTGCTCTAGACGAGATGGTCGCCAAGGGCAACCCGCCCAAAAGAAACTCGCAAATGTACAAACAACTACTTGAGACATTTGGCTTCGACCTCGTCATGCAATACAATGAAAACCAGCGGCGAAAAATGCAAGAAGAACGAGAGATGGCGCGCGCGCCGAGtccgccaccgccgccgcccGAGGAGAAGCCTCCGGATGGTGAAACCAAATCGACGTGTCAACATTGTAACAAGGAGTTCTCTAGTGTGTTCGTGTTAAAAACTCATTGTGAAGAAGTGCATAAAGATAAAGTTCCTCTTGAGTTCCTGGAGCAGTTCGCTGAACATTTCAAGTCGGAGTACGAGAGGAAATCTGGTGCGCCTAACTCGCCGCGTGCTGCCTCGCCTGCGCCTCAAGAGGAGAGGTCGCCCTCGCCCCGCGGCGAGAGCGCCGGCAACTTCAGTAATGAGAACGGAAACGGTACTGGCGAGGCTCAGGCCGGGGCCTTGCTGGCGGCTCAAGTGCAGGAGATGCAGGCCGCGCTGAACATGCTACAGCTGCAACAACAGCTCGGTCAACTGCACCCGATGGTGGCTCAGATGATATCGCTGGGCCTGCCGCTGGGTCTGAACGTGGGCGCCCTGGCTGCCATGAACCTGCAGCCGCCGCTGGTGCCGCTGATGCTGCCCCCGCCCCCCTTCGACGCGATGCCTTTCGCTCACGACGCTCAGATGAAACAACAACAAATGTTGCAGCAACAACAACAG CAGGCAAATGCTGCAGCTGGACAGAAAcgcgctcgtactcgcattacTGATGAACAACTGAAGATTTTGCGAGCGCACTTCGACATCAACAACTCGCCCAGCGATGAAGCCATCGCCAAGATGGCTAAGCAATCTGGACTCGCTACCAAGGTAATCAAGCATTGGTTCCGAAATACGCTATTCAAAGAACGACAGCGTAACAAGGATTCGCCGTACAACTTCAACAATCCGCCATCGACGACACTCAATCTCGAGGAGTATGAGAAGACCGGAGAGGCGAAGGTTACACCATTAGATTCCTCTGCGAGCTCGGATGAAGGGAAACCTCCCCCAGAAAAGAAAGTCAAAATAGAGGAGCCGTCTATGAACCATCAGGATGTCAAATCGGAACCCAACGATGAGCCTTCGATCGAAGAAAAGTACAATTCTTATGATGATAGGCATCAGGAAGACAAAAGTTTCGTATTTCCACAGGCACCATCTCAAAGCCCTGCTCCCAGCCTAAACCATTCTGATCACCACCAAAACATATCAAGGCCGCAGACGCCCACCCATCTGTCTCTGAATTCCTTGATCCAGTCGCAACTTGACTCTATCCCGGCTACGAGTATACCGCAGCCGCCTCACCCGTCGATGCTACCACCAAAGTTGAATCCAAATTTCACGTCCCCAAACTCCGCGCCCCCGAACGTCCTACCTTTGACCCCAAATCGCAGCCTCAGTCCCGGCAGGGGACCGGCCGATTTCGGACTTTCCGGGGGCAACTCGAACGGATCCAACAGCTCGGGGTCTTCTGGCAAACGCGCCAACAGAACTAGATTCACCGATTATCAAATCAAAGTTCTGCAAGAGTTTTTTGAGAATAACGCATATCCAAAAGACGATGATTTAGAATATCTATCGAAACTACTAGGATTGAGTCCTAGAGTAATCGTAGTTTGGTTTCAAAACGCTAGACAGAAAGCAAGAAAAGTTTACGAAAACCAACCAGCTGCAGAACCACCTGCAGGTGCGACCGATGATGCGAACCGATTTCAAAGGACTCCCGGGCTTAATTATCAATGCAAAAAGTGCCAATTAGTTTTCCAGCGTTATTATGAATTGATAAGACATCAAAAGACACACTGTTTTAAGGAAGAAGATGCCAAAAGATCGGCACAGGCACAGGCGGCTGCGGCGCAAGTAGCAGCGACTTTGAGTAGTGAAGATTCAAACTCAAGTATAGTCGAGCACCACGCACCTCACGTGCCCGTATCTCCTGCGCCGCCTCGCACGCCAACACCCGCGGCTGCCACCTACCCCGTGTCTCCGGCGCCACCCACTCCCCATACGCCCGTTACACCCATGGCACTCGCACCAAGAAGTGATGAGAAAGATGGAAACTTTCAATGTGATAAATGCAACCTAGTCTTCCCTCGGTTTGATTTATGGCGGGAGCATCAACTTGTTCATATCATGAACCCAAACTTGTTTCCCACGTATCCACCGGATTCCCCATTTGGTATCCTGCAGCAACATGCACAGTTACAACAACTAAACGCTCAACTCGGCAATGACGAGGCGAGACACCCTTTAGTTGCAGCGATGAACCAACAGGCTGTAAAGAGGAAATTCGATGAATACGAAGAAGTGGACACTGGAGAACAGCCTAAAGACAAGCGTTTAAGAACTACGATATTACCTGAACAACTAGATTATCTCTATCAGAAGTACCAAATTGAGTCGAATCCTTCTAGAAAGATGCTAGAAAATATAGCTCGTGAAGTTGGACTGAAAAAAAGAGTGGTACAAGTATGGTTCCAAAATACACGTGCGCGAGAGAGAAAGGGGCAGTTTCGTGCGCATGCACAAGTCATCAATAAGCGATGTCCTTTTTGCCCAGCATTGTTCAAAGTAAAGAGTGCTTTAGAAAGCCATCTGAGCACCAAACACGCAGACCAATGTGCGCGAGGTGAGATCAACGTTGATTCTCTTCCAGACGAAGAACTAAGCACCGAATCAACTCCCAGTTTTGGCTCCCAACAAAGTGACCGGCAGCAAAATTTTTCGCAAGCGGGGGCTCCCATGTTGCCCCCTATTTTTCCACCCTTTCACTCAGACATGGAGAAATTTATCAAGCAGTACAGTGAGGAATCTATGAAGCGCTACGTTAGTGAATTACAAGCGCATGCTGCTGCCCAACAAAATGGCGGCAACAATGAGCCCTCCGAAAGACGCAATGAACATGGAAAACCGGAGATACCCTTAGATCTCAGCAAACCAGTCGACCTCTCAAGGCCGGGATCAGACGCTGACGAACGCTCAGATACCGCATCTGAGACCATGGAGTTCTACGAAGAGGATGAACCAACCTCACCACTGCCCGGGCAACAGACCTCGAGACCGCCCGGCAAACGCTTCCGCACCCAAATGTCCTCTCTACAAGtcaaaataatgaaatcatTATTCAGCGATTATAAAACGCCAACGATGGCCGAGTGCGAGGCGCTCGGGCGGGAGATCGGGCTTCCGAAACGCGTAGTACAAGTGTGGTTCCAGAACGCGCGTGCGAAAGAGAAGAAGGCGCGGCTTGCGGCTGGCTTATCGGAAGTGTCGGACGCGCCGCCACCCGAGGAGTGTCGAGTGTGTGATTTCAAATACAGTCACAAGTACTCGGTGCAAGATCACGTATTTACGCGCGGGCATATCGCCACGGTCCGCGCGCGGCTCGAGACCGGCGTCGGCGTCGGCGTGGTCGGAGTCGGCGCGGAAGACAGCACCCTGGCGCTCATGCAGATGGCGGCGCGGCTAGAGGGCGGCCTCGACGGGGAGCTCCATAACGCGTTCCTGCGGCCACAGCTCGCTGGCAACG